In a genomic window of Diabrotica undecimpunctata isolate CICGRU chromosome 2, icDiaUnde3, whole genome shotgun sequence:
- the LOC140435134 gene encoding larval cuticle protein A2B-like, with protein MAFKFIAFATLLAAAQAGLLPAAPVAYAAAPVAYAGHLAKTVVAPVAKTVDDYDPHPQYNFAYDIQDSLTGDNKNQHEVRDGDVVQGSYSLVDSDGFRRTVDYTADPLNGFNAVVHREPLVQKSIVAKAVAPVAYAAPVAKFAAPVAYAAPVAKFAAPLAQYYH; from the exons ATGGCATTCAAG tttatcGCCTTCGCCACTCTCCTAGCCGCTGCTCAGGCCGGTCTCCTCCCAGCAGCCCCAGTTGCCTACGCAGCGGCCCCTGTTGCCTATGCTGGTCACTTAGCAAAGACTGTTGTTGCTCCTGTAGCGAAAACAGTGGATGACTACGACCCACACCCACAATACAATTTCGCCTACGACATTCAAGACAGTCTAACCGGAGACAATAAAAACCAGCACGAAGTTCGTGATGGAGACGTTGTGCAAGGTAGCTACTCTTTGGTTGACTCCGACGGCTTCAGACGCACTGTTGACTACACTGCCGATCCACTTAACGGATTCAACGCTGTTGTCCATAGAGAACCTCTTGTACAAAAATCGATCGTTGCCAAAGCTGTCGCACCTGTAGCGTATGCCGCCCCAGTTGCTAAATTCGCAGCTCCAGTTGCCTATGCTGCTCCTGTAGCTAAATTTGCCGCACCTCTTGCTCAATACTACCactga